In Geminicoccaceae bacterium, a single window of DNA contains:
- a CDS encoding acetolactate synthase 3 large subunit has protein sequence MTGSQVVLTALAEQGVEIIFGYPGGAVLPIYDAIFQQDKIRHILVRHEQAAVHAAEGYARSTGKVGCVLVTSGPGATNTVTGLADALMDSIPIVCLTGQVPTHMIGNDAFQEADTVGITRPCTKHNYLVKKPGDLARVVHEAFQIARSGRPGPVVIDLPKDIQMGEAPYVSRDKVHRRTYNPRVEPDQNAIERAVDALIKAERPIIYAGGGIINAGPKASELLTAFVRETGYPVTLTLMGLGGFPATDRQFVGMLGMHGTYEANMAMHGCDVMLNIGARFDDRVTGRIDGFSPLSTKIHVDIDPSSINKNVAVDISIVGDAMRSLEALLAAWRRRSNSHEPARIASWWGQIDEWRKRDSLRFCQDMNGAIKPQYAIQRLYELTRDQDVYITTEVGQHQMWAAQHFKFDRPNRWMTSGGLGTMGYGFPSAMGVQLAHPDALVVDIAGESSWMMNMQEMSTCMQHGLPVKSFILNNAYMGMVRQWQDFFHGNRHAESYMESLPDFVKLAEAFGAVGLRAEKPGDVDDLIREMIKIRKPVIADVIVDRKENVYPMIPGGAAHNEIRMSPEENGAHEPISESGMVLV, from the coding sequence ATGACGGGTTCGCAGGTGGTGCTCACGGCCCTGGCCGAGCAAGGCGTGGAAATCATATTCGGCTACCCCGGAGGAGCCGTACTACCGATCTATGACGCGATTTTCCAGCAGGACAAGATCCGCCACATTCTCGTCCGCCACGAGCAGGCGGCGGTCCATGCCGCCGAGGGCTATGCCCGCAGTACCGGTAAGGTCGGTTGCGTGCTGGTCACGTCGGGGCCGGGCGCGACCAACACGGTCACCGGTCTCGCCGATGCTCTCATGGACTCCATTCCGATCGTCTGCCTGACCGGACAGGTACCGACCCACATGATCGGCAACGATGCCTTTCAGGAAGCCGATACGGTGGGCATCACGCGGCCGTGCACCAAGCACAATTACCTGGTGAAGAAGCCGGGGGATCTTGCCCGTGTCGTCCATGAGGCATTCCAGATCGCCCGTTCCGGCCGTCCGGGGCCGGTCGTGATCGACCTGCCCAAGGACATCCAGATGGGCGAGGCGCCCTATGTCAGCAGAGACAAGGTCCATCGCCGTACCTACAATCCCCGGGTCGAGCCGGATCAGAATGCCATCGAAAGGGCTGTCGATGCGCTGATCAAGGCAGAGCGGCCGATCATCTATGCCGGTGGCGGCATCATCAATGCCGGGCCGAAGGCGTCCGAACTGCTCACGGCGTTCGTTCGCGAGACCGGCTATCCTGTCACCCTGACCCTGATGGGGCTCGGGGGCTTTCCGGCCACGGACAGGCAGTTCGTCGGCATGCTTGGCATGCATGGTACCTATGAGGCCAACATGGCCATGCATGGCTGCGACGTCATGCTCAATATCGGTGCCCGGTTCGATGATCGTGTGACCGGCCGGATCGACGGTTTCTCACCGCTTTCGACCAAGATCCATGTCGATATCGACCCCTCGTCGATCAACAAGAACGTGGCGGTCGACATCTCGATCGTTGGTGACGCGATGCGTTCGCTGGAGGCCCTGCTGGCAGCTTGGCGGCGGCGGTCGAACAGCCATGAACCTGCGCGTATCGCAAGCTGGTGGGGACAGATCGACGAATGGCGCAAGCGTGACTCGCTGCGCTTCTGTCAGGACATGAATGGGGCGATCAAGCCGCAATATGCAATCCAGCGGCTTTACGAACTCACTCGCGATCAGGACGTCTACATCACCACCGAGGTGGGACAGCACCAGATGTGGGCGGCGCAGCACTTCAAGTTTGACCGGCCGAACCGCTGGATGACTTCCGGCGGACTTGGCACCATGGGCTATGGCTTCCCCTCGGCCATGGGCGTGCAACTCGCGCATCCCGATGCCCTGGTCGTCGACATCGCGGGCGAGTCGTCGTGGATGATGAACATGCAGGAAATGTCAACCTGCATGCAACATGGCCTGCCGGTGAAGTCGTTCATACTGAACAATGCCTACATGGGCATGGTTCGCCAGTGGCAGGATTTCTTCCATGGCAACCGCCATGCCGAGAGCTACATGGAGAGCCTGCCCGATTTCGTGAAGCTCGCGGAGGCTTTCGGTGCGGTGGGCCTGCGTGCGGAAAAGCCCGGCGATGTCGACGATCTGATCAGGGAAATGATCAAGATCAGGAAGCCGGTGATCGCGGATGTCATCGTTGACCGCAAGGAGAACGTCTATCCGATGATCCCGGGTGGTGCAGCGCATAATGAGATCCGGATGAGTCCCGAGGAAAATGGAGCTCATGAACCGATCTCGGAGTCGGGAATGGTACTGGTCTGA
- a CDS encoding carbamoyltransferase, with protein MHILGISAFYHDSAAALVRDGEIVAAAQEERFTRIKHDSAFPTHAAGYCLEAAGIDMGDVDHVVFYDKPFLKFERLLETYLSFVPQGFTSFRTAMPVWVKEKLFQKSMLKKFMAQLAGADNWNGSLLFTEHHQSHAASAFFPSPFEEAAILTMDGVGEWCTTSLGIGRDRHVEITREIHFPHSLGLLYSAFTFYTGFKVNSGEYKVMGLAPYGEPRFASTILEHLVDVKEDGSFRLDQRYFDYCTGLTMTNGAFDRLMGGPPRKADEPLTQRHMDLAASIQAVTEEVVLRLARSIRKETGQRHLCLAGGVALNCVANGKILAEGIFDDLWIQPAAGDAGGALGAALAVAHEMTDAPRPTGHDRMRGSYLGPSFSNDEIRGRLENAGAHVEMLDDAALIERTAEDLARGRAIGWMQGRMEFGPRALGGRSIIGDARSPTMQKLLNLKVKYRESFRPFAPSVLREDVGDWFELDADSPYMLLVAGVKKDRRKAMTEEEQALFGIDKLNIARSDIPAVTHVDYSARIQTVHADTNPRYHALISRFRELTGCPVIVNTSFNVRGEPIVCTPEDAFRCFMGTEIEHLAVGNCYLSKPEQDPSLKLDYSSAFELD; from the coding sequence ATGCATATTCTCGGCATTTCCGCCTTCTATCACGACAGTGCGGCAGCACTGGTGCGCGACGGCGAAATCGTTGCCGCGGCGCAAGAGGAACGTTTCACCCGGATCAAGCATGATTCCGCCTTCCCCACCCACGCGGCCGGCTATTGTCTCGAAGCCGCAGGCATCGACATGGGCGATGTCGATCATGTCGTCTTCTACGACAAGCCGTTCTTGAAGTTCGAACGGCTGCTGGAAACCTACCTGTCCTTCGTGCCGCAGGGCTTCACCTCCTTTCGCACCGCCATGCCGGTATGGGTGAAGGAAAAGCTCTTCCAGAAGAGCATGTTGAAGAAATTCATGGCGCAGCTCGCGGGAGCGGACAACTGGAACGGCAGCCTGCTGTTCACCGAACATCATCAAAGTCATGCGGCCAGCGCCTTCTTCCCCTCGCCCTTCGAGGAAGCGGCCATCCTGACGATGGACGGCGTTGGCGAATGGTGTACCACCAGCCTCGGCATCGGTCGCGACCGGCATGTCGAAATCACCCGCGAGATCCATTTCCCGCATTCGCTCGGGCTGCTCTATTCGGCCTTCACCTTCTACACCGGCTTCAAGGTCAATTCCGGCGAGTACAAGGTGATGGGCCTCGCTCCCTATGGCGAGCCACGTTTTGCCTCCACGATCCTCGAACACCTCGTCGACGTGAAGGAGGATGGCAGTTTCCGCCTCGACCAGCGTTATTTCGACTATTGTACGGGCCTGACCATGACCAACGGGGCCTTCGACCGGCTCATGGGCGGCCCGCCGCGCAAGGCCGATGAACCGCTGACCCAAAGGCATATGGATCTCGCCGCCTCCATCCAGGCGGTGACCGAGGAGGTCGTGTTGCGGCTGGCGCGCTCGATCCGCAAGGAAACCGGCCAGCGCCACCTGTGCCTTGCTGGCGGTGTCGCGCTCAACTGCGTTGCAAATGGCAAGATTCTCGCAGAAGGGATTTTCGACGATCTGTGGATCCAGCCGGCCGCCGGTGACGCCGGTGGTGCGCTCGGTGCCGCGCTCGCCGTCGCCCACGAGATGACCGACGCTCCCCGTCCCACCGGCCATGACCGCATGCGCGGCTCCTATCTCGGCCCCTCCTTCTCCAACGACGAGATTCGCGGCCGGCTGGAAAACGCGGGCGCACATGTCGAAATGCTCGACGATGCCGCCCTCATCGAGCGTACGGCCGAAGATCTGGCCCGGGGCCGGGCGATCGGCTGGATGCAGGGACGCATGGAATTCGGTCCGCGGGCGCTGGGCGGCCGCTCGATCATCGGGGACGCCCGTTCGCCCACCATGCAGAAACTGCTCAACCTCAAGGTCAAATATCGCGAGAGCTTCCGGCCGTTCGCTCCCTCCGTTCTGCGCGAGGATGTCGGCGACTGGTTCGAGCTGGATGCCGACAGCCCCTACATGCTGCTGGTTGCGGGCGTGAAGAAGGACCGGCGAAAGGCGATGACCGAGGAGGAACAGGCGCTGTTCGGCATCGACAAGCTCAACATCGCGCGCTCGGACATTCCCGCCGTGACCCATGTGGATTATTCGGCACGCATCCAGACCGTGCACGCCGACACCAATCCGCGCTACCATGCCCTCATCAGCCGCTTCAGGGAGCTCACGGGCTGCCCCGTGATCGTCAATACCTCGTTCAATGTCCGCGGCGAACCGATCGTGTGCACGCCCGAGGATGCGTTCCGCTGCTTCATGGGGACGGAGATCGAGCATCTCGCAGTCGGCAACTGCTACCTGTCCAAGCCCGAGCAGGACCCGTCGCTGAAGCTTGACTACTCCTCGGCGTTCGAACTCGACTGA
- the serB gene encoding phosphoserine phosphatase SerB encodes MTNPPASSISVREPTAICLIRPCSAEPLSHELVNNVARTARGRSRWLAEGIAAEIVTEAMTPRTARDLFGRDLEALGMDVLALPARRRRKKLIVADMDSTLITIECIDELAASIGIRSEVAAITERAMAGALDFEAALTSRVALLEGVPQTAIEEVIREKLRLMPGARRLMATMRAHGATTAVVSGGFTAFTSHVARVLGLDIQRANSLEVRDGRLTGRLEGPVVGPRAKLDVLRELAATHGLYREDTMAVGDGANDRDMIAEAGLGIAYRARPAVQAVADLCVNHSDLESLLFIQGYSKAEICED; translated from the coding sequence ATGACCAATCCACCAGCTTCCTCGATATCCGTTAGAGAACCCACCGCCATATGCCTCATACGGCCTTGCAGCGCAGAGCCTCTTTCGCATGAGCTTGTCAACAACGTTGCCCGGACCGCGCGCGGAAGGAGCCGCTGGCTGGCCGAGGGCATAGCAGCGGAAATCGTCACCGAAGCCATGACACCCCGAACTGCCCGCGACCTGTTCGGCCGCGATCTCGAAGCGCTGGGCATGGACGTCCTCGCCCTGCCGGCCAGACGCCGGCGCAAGAAACTGATCGTCGCCGACATGGACAGCACGCTGATCACGATCGAATGCATCGACGAACTCGCCGCATCCATCGGCATCAGGTCGGAGGTCGCTGCGATCACCGAGCGGGCCATGGCCGGCGCCCTCGACTTCGAGGCCGCCCTGACCAGCCGCGTGGCTCTGCTCGAAGGCGTCCCGCAGACGGCCATCGAAGAGGTGATCCGCGAGAAGTTGCGTCTGATGCCGGGCGCTCGCCGGCTCATGGCGACCATGCGCGCGCACGGGGCCACGACCGCGGTCGTCTCCGGCGGGTTCACCGCGTTCACCTCCCACGTGGCCCGGGTCCTCGGGCTGGACATCCAGCGCGCCAACAGCCTCGAGGTCCGTGACGGCCGGCTTACCGGACGCCTCGAAGGCCCCGTCGTCGGTCCGCGGGCGAAGCTCGACGTCTTGCGGGAACTGGCGGCCACCCATGGACTCTACCGGGAGGATACCATGGCCGTCGGCGACGGCGCCAACGACCGCGACATGATCGCCGAAGCCGGGCTTGGAATAGCCTACCGGGCCCGACCGGCCGTTCAGGCCGTGGCCGATCTCTGCGTCAATCATAGCGACCTCGAATCCCTGCTGTTCATCCAGGGATATAGCAAGGCGGAGATCTGCGAGGATTGA
- the miaA gene encoding tRNA (adenosine(37)-N6)-dimethylallyltransferase MiaA gives MDWSSSLLVLGGTTASGKSALAIDLVGHLRMRGVIAEIVNADSVQLYRHIPILTARPDAAEEARAVHHLYGVLEPDEPIDAMRWLELAAPVIAGIQARGALPILVGGTGLYMHALLHGMSRMPEIAGEVRSAVRAIPPAELHAVLAAEDPVMARRLHAGDPQRLMRALEVIRQSGRSLAAWQRQAPVRIIATDPVNIAGIALLPPRDVLHRLIERRMRNMIAGGAVEEARALFEAYPDALDLPIGKAHGLPEIAAFVGGRMDLEAVIGRTSIRVRQYAKRQSTWFRRQMPEFVVMEVFGGTPGLVDKVLMRLDKTGNGGVA, from the coding sequence GTGGATTGGTCATCATCGTTGCTGGTCCTGGGCGGAACGACCGCGAGCGGCAAGTCGGCACTGGCGATCGATCTGGTCGGGCACCTGCGCATGCGCGGTGTCATAGCGGAAATCGTCAATGCCGACAGTGTACAGCTTTACCGGCACATACCGATTCTGACGGCGAGGCCCGATGCCGCCGAGGAGGCGAGGGCTGTCCATCACCTCTATGGCGTTCTGGAGCCGGACGAGCCGATCGACGCGATGCGCTGGCTGGAACTGGCCGCACCGGTCATCGCAGGCATTCAGGCCCGTGGCGCCCTGCCCATCCTCGTCGGGGGGACCGGGCTCTACATGCATGCTCTGCTGCACGGCATGTCACGGATGCCGGAGATCGCCGGCGAGGTGCGGTCGGCGGTGCGCGCCATCCCGCCGGCGGAGCTCCATGCGGTACTGGCGGCGGAGGACCCGGTCATGGCGCGGAGGCTGCATGCGGGCGATCCCCAGAGGCTGATGCGGGCGCTGGAGGTGATCCGCCAGAGCGGCCGTTCGCTGGCGGCATGGCAGCGGCAGGCCCCTGTGCGCATCATCGCGACCGATCCGGTGAATATCGCCGGCATCGCTCTGCTGCCGCCTCGCGACGTTCTGCACCGGTTGATCGAACGGCGGATGCGGAACATGATCGCCGGCGGGGCCGTCGAGGAGGCGCGGGCGTTGTTTGAAGCCTATCCGGACGCGCTCGACTTGCCGATCGGCAAGGCGCACGGGCTTCCTGAAATTGCGGCCTTCGTCGGTGGTCGCATGGACCTCGAAGCGGTGATCGGACGGACCTCGATCCGTGTCCGCCAGTATGCCAAACGGCAATCGACGTGGTTTCGCCGCCAGATGCCGGAATTTGTGGTCATGGAAGTATTTGGCGGCACGCCGGGACTGGTCGATAAGGTGCTGATGCGGCTGGACAAGACGGGAAATGGTGGTGTTGCCTGA